A single genomic interval of Terriglobus albidus harbors:
- a CDS encoding xanthine dehydrogenase family protein molybdopterin-binding subunit, with protein sequence MPVLEKFAQYDAEMQALITEVETISPSVVTTIGRRSFLKLAGLAGGGLVLAFNLDTRSAKAEMAATPDAATTEMNAFVRIAPDNTVTVYSKGPEIGQGIKTAFGLIIAEELDADWKTVKVDQAAINPKVYGYQGAGGSTSIPRGWDQLRQAGATARAMLIAAAAKQWNVPVSECTASESTVIHAPSKRKLTYGELAKAAAAQPVPDVAKVPLKTRADYKLLGKRYTGVDNLKVVTGQPLFGIDVTMPGMVYANYTKCPAVGGKVKSANLDEIKKLPGVLDAFVLEGTGSPAEVMPGVAIIAKTTWEAFKAKAALKVEWDESSASKDSLTQAAAKAKELGPNLPTPATNVGDVDAAFAAGKVVEAAYDYAMVSHQQLEPEVTTGWWHDGTMELWTPSQQSDRGLSQVIKMLNLPEDKVVVHQTRAGGGFGRRLANDYMCEAAAIAMKVNAPVKLQWKREDDFAHDMFRVGGYHFLKGAVKDGKLTAFQQHLVTFSADGSRPVSGGARSNNSFPTDIAPNVRYAVSLMPLQIPCGPWRAPTDNTQMFVIGSFLHELSVAANCDHVTFLLDWLARPLAAPPSSGPPPDLSRTFNPTRAAGVVKLAAEKSGWGKPLPAGHGLGLAFGFSYGGHIAEAVELSVDAKKHITVHKITVAADIGPVINLSSAENQAQGGAIDGLSTAMGLEIGVEQGRIQQTNFGDYPILRMRSAPPVEAHFIQSDFRPSGLGEPCLPPLAAALGNALFAATGERVRTMPFKRAGYTI encoded by the coding sequence ATGCCGGTGCTTGAGAAGTTCGCGCAATACGACGCTGAGATGCAGGCTCTGATCACTGAGGTCGAGACCATCTCGCCCTCCGTAGTTACCACGATAGGCCGGCGTTCTTTCCTGAAGCTGGCCGGACTGGCCGGCGGCGGTCTGGTGCTCGCCTTCAACCTCGATACTCGCTCCGCCAAAGCCGAGATGGCAGCAACGCCAGACGCGGCCACCACGGAGATGAATGCGTTTGTCCGCATCGCTCCGGACAACACCGTAACCGTCTACTCCAAGGGACCGGAGATCGGCCAGGGGATTAAGACAGCCTTCGGCCTGATTATCGCCGAAGAGCTCGACGCCGACTGGAAGACGGTGAAGGTCGACCAGGCTGCGATCAATCCCAAGGTCTACGGCTATCAGGGTGCGGGTGGGTCCACCTCGATTCCGCGCGGATGGGACCAGTTGCGCCAGGCCGGAGCGACGGCGCGCGCCATGCTGATTGCCGCTGCCGCGAAACAGTGGAACGTTCCGGTAAGCGAGTGCACCGCCTCAGAGAGCACGGTCATCCATGCTCCTTCAAAACGCAAGCTGACCTATGGTGAGCTGGCAAAGGCCGCAGCGGCACAGCCGGTTCCCGATGTTGCGAAGGTTCCGCTGAAGACCCGCGCCGACTACAAGCTGCTGGGCAAGCGCTACACCGGAGTCGACAACCTTAAAGTAGTGACCGGCCAGCCGCTCTTCGGCATCGATGTCACTATGCCGGGCATGGTGTATGCCAACTACACCAAGTGCCCCGCAGTCGGCGGCAAGGTAAAGTCCGCCAACCTGGATGAGATCAAGAAGCTGCCGGGTGTGCTCGACGCCTTCGTGCTGGAGGGTACCGGAAGCCCCGCCGAGGTGATGCCCGGCGTCGCCATCATCGCCAAGACCACCTGGGAGGCTTTCAAAGCCAAGGCTGCCCTCAAGGTCGAGTGGGATGAGAGCTCGGCCTCGAAGGATTCTTTGACGCAGGCTGCGGCCAAGGCCAAAGAGCTTGGGCCGAACTTGCCAACACCTGCGACGAATGTCGGCGACGTCGATGCTGCCTTTGCCGCAGGCAAGGTGGTGGAGGCTGCCTACGACTACGCCATGGTCTCGCACCAGCAGCTTGAGCCGGAGGTCACCACCGGCTGGTGGCATGACGGAACCATGGAGCTGTGGACACCCAGCCAGCAATCCGACCGCGGTCTCAGCCAGGTCATCAAGATGTTGAACCTGCCGGAAGACAAGGTAGTCGTGCACCAGACCCGCGCCGGTGGCGGCTTTGGCCGCAGGCTGGCCAATGACTACATGTGCGAGGCTGCGGCCATCGCCATGAAGGTCAACGCTCCGGTCAAGCTGCAGTGGAAGCGCGAAGATGACTTTGCTCACGACATGTTCCGCGTGGGCGGCTACCACTTCCTGAAGGGAGCGGTGAAGGACGGCAAGCTTACTGCCTTCCAGCAGCATCTCGTTACCTTCTCTGCTGATGGCAGCCGTCCGGTCTCCGGCGGTGCGCGCAGCAATAACAGCTTCCCCACCGATATCGCTCCGAATGTTCGTTATGCCGTCAGCCTGATGCCGCTGCAGATTCCCTGCGGCCCGTGGCGCGCGCCTACGGACAACACGCAGATGTTCGTAATCGGCAGCTTCCTGCATGAGCTTTCAGTCGCTGCCAATTGCGACCACGTCACCTTCCTTCTCGACTGGCTGGCGCGTCCGCTGGCTGCTCCGCCGAGCAGTGGTCCGCCGCCGGATCTGAGCCGCACCTTCAATCCCACGCGTGCCGCGGGTGTGGTGAAGCTCGCCGCGGAGAAATCCGGTTGGGGCAAGCCGCTGCCTGCCGGTCATGGTCTGGGCCTGGCGTTTGGCTTCTCCTACGGCGGACACATCGCCGAAGCGGTGGAGCTGAGCGTCGATGCCAAGAAACACATCACCGTACACAAGATCACGGTGGCCGCGGATATCGGTCCGGTCATCAACTTGAGCAGCGCCGAGAACCAGGCACAAGGTGGCGCTATCGATGGTCTGTCGACCGCGATGGGCCTGGAGATCGGTGTAGAACAGGGCCGTATTCAACAGACAAACTTCGGCGATTACCCGATCCTGCGTATGCGCAGTGCTCCACCGGTGGAAGCTCACTTTATCCAGTCGGACTTCCGTCCTTCTGGTCTGGGTGAGCCGTGCCTGCCGCCGCTTGCGGCCGCGCTCGGCAATGCGCTGTTTGCTGCGACAGGCGAACGTGTGCGGACGATGCCTTTCAAACGGGCTGGGTATACGATCTGA
- a CDS encoding glycosyltransferase 87 family protein — translation MRIARTAPYSVWIERSILLLALLYFSLHTLPHAWKQLNTDFPNYYLTAKLVGEHTDMARAQEWVWLQRQKDLHAIPNALIALVPITPFSTLILYPFTGLEPLAAKHVWIVCNLLLLIPIAWFLRRLTQLSYRRIALAFALSLPLHRNLLDGQFYILLLLLIVAALWSYVEGNDAAAGALVGLAAACKIFPAVLFIFFWKRRAWKALASGLLTSAVCVAFAVAVFGTQIHHVYLREVLPATLRGDALPPYATASGSITSLLHYLFLAEPEWNPHPWHASVTAYAVLLPLLQMLIMAPVVLLLASRRESREAVVLEWCALLTAALTVSTIPASYNFVLIVLPLCVLAARTLVQQRCRWLFVLLLAFAVIGAPFPSAGPGRGLSILFFMPRLPMMMAATMAIAFLLWREREPSSRRWTLENRAFAGLFLLSAGLTMMRTLKLETLTRTEMAYRLPADHAMSYLRSSPQSSDGKLRYIAMMPMGYRLVTEDGTTRTRDEAGIDDLSFAVNGNDVWVERAQARQSVIVRQSDVRPLVTGAHDPAFSTTSGAVYLRDHLGCGQLWLAGSSQPLTPDSLNIYEAAFHSRDLYAVSASLNGGAPALYLRSADSALKMLPVGEARYPAISPDGKWLAYSRFEDGFWNLWLRDLSSGATQRITELPCNQIQPSWEQDSRHIVYGSDCGRALWFTAVSRRQIVP, via the coding sequence GTGCGCATAGCGAGAACAGCGCCGTACTCTGTCTGGATAGAACGCAGCATCCTCCTGCTCGCCTTGCTGTACTTCTCACTCCACACACTGCCGCACGCCTGGAAGCAGCTCAATACCGACTTTCCAAACTACTACCTCACGGCAAAACTAGTCGGCGAGCATACCGACATGGCGCGCGCGCAGGAATGGGTATGGCTGCAGCGGCAGAAGGATCTTCACGCCATCCCCAACGCGCTGATTGCGCTTGTGCCCATCACGCCCTTCTCCACGCTCATTCTGTATCCGTTCACCGGCCTCGAGCCGCTTGCGGCGAAGCATGTCTGGATCGTCTGTAATCTGCTGCTGCTCATCCCCATCGCCTGGTTTCTGCGACGTCTGACTCAGCTTTCGTACAGACGCATAGCGCTGGCGTTCGCACTGTCACTGCCGCTGCATCGCAATCTGCTCGATGGCCAGTTCTATATCCTGCTTCTCCTGCTGATCGTGGCTGCGCTCTGGTCGTATGTGGAAGGCAACGACGCCGCAGCAGGAGCCCTGGTTGGCCTGGCGGCAGCATGCAAGATCTTTCCAGCTGTCCTGTTCATCTTCTTCTGGAAACGGCGTGCCTGGAAGGCGCTCGCTTCCGGCTTGCTTACTTCTGCCGTCTGTGTCGCCTTTGCTGTCGCGGTCTTCGGCACACAGATTCACCACGTCTATCTGCGTGAGGTGCTGCCGGCAACGCTTCGCGGTGACGCACTGCCGCCGTATGCCACGGCAAGCGGATCGATCACGTCACTGCTGCACTATCTCTTTCTCGCCGAGCCGGAGTGGAACCCACATCCGTGGCACGCATCAGTCACGGCATACGCTGTCCTGCTGCCGCTGCTGCAGATGTTAATCATGGCTCCTGTCGTTCTGCTGCTGGCATCCCGCAGAGAGAGCAGAGAGGCCGTCGTTCTGGAGTGGTGCGCTCTGCTGACGGCCGCACTGACCGTCTCAACTATTCCGGCTTCGTACAACTTCGTCCTGATCGTGTTGCCGCTCTGCGTCTTGGCTGCACGCACCCTGGTACAGCAACGGTGCAGATGGCTGTTCGTCTTGCTGCTGGCCTTTGCTGTGATCGGAGCGCCCTTTCCGTCAGCCGGGCCGGGGCGTGGGCTCTCGATCCTGTTCTTCATGCCGCGCCTTCCCATGATGATGGCGGCCACTATGGCGATTGCATTTCTGTTATGGCGGGAAAGAGAACCCTCCAGCCGCCGCTGGACACTGGAGAACCGCGCCTTCGCAGGGCTCTTCCTGCTCAGCGCCGGATTGACCATGATGCGTACTCTCAAGCTGGAGACGCTCACCCGCACGGAGATGGCATACCGTCTACCGGCCGATCATGCGATGAGCTATCTGCGTTCTTCACCGCAGAGTTCAGATGGCAAACTTCGATACATCGCGATGATGCCGATGGGCTATCGTCTGGTGACCGAAGATGGCACTACGCGCACTCGGGATGAAGCAGGGATCGATGACCTCTCGTTCGCGGTGAATGGAAACGATGTCTGGGTGGAACGGGCGCAGGCGCGGCAGTCTGTGATTGTGAGGCAGTCCGATGTGCGCCCGCTGGTTACCGGCGCACACGATCCGGCTTTCTCCACGACCTCCGGAGCGGTCTACCTGCGCGATCATCTTGGTTGTGGACAACTATGGCTTGCAGGTTCATCGCAACCTCTTACCCCGGATTCGCTCAACATCTACGAGGCCGCATTTCACTCACGCGATCTGTATGCCGTTTCCGCGTCTCTCAATGGAGGAGCGCCTGCACTCTATCTACGATCTGCTGATAGCGCGCTTAAGATGCTGCCCGTTGGAGAAGCTCGTTATCCTGCAATCTCGCCCGATGGGAAGTGGCTTGCCTATAGCCGCTTTGAAGACGGATTCTGGAACCTGTGGCTGCGCGACCTGTCGAGCGGTGCAACGCAGCGAATCACAGAGCTTCCATGTAACCAGATCCAGCCCTCGTGGGAACAGGACTCCAGACACATCGTCTACGGAAGCGACTGCGGACGCGCGTTGTGGTTTACAGCGGTATCGCGGCGTCAGATAGTACCGTAA
- a CDS encoding TonB-dependent receptor — MRKLFWQSFVLLFVCLWADRSLVAQTVSGGIAGNVRDAAGAVLVSAKVVLEPSQRQVATDNHGEFRFPNLAPGTYTLTASYVGFKQFVTTVNVVSNQTQNVAAMLEVASDSDTVIVTAPRLRGDAEAINIERMSAEIVQVAPAGVITSLPNTNIADAIGRLPSVSLERDEGEGKYVQIRGTEPRLSNLTINGVNVPSVEVTVRNVKMDAIPSNGIDRIEVYKTLAADQDADGVGGTVNLVTPTAQDKPTYSLNGTAGYNPLQNGFWRGGFDGTFGKRFGPGKKFGFLLGGNWDRTNRGIDDLEPSQGVGVLPNGTNIAYVNSEDMRSYEYYRTRYGFVTGIDYKVNPNTSVYFKGLYADFHDFGETRVYTPNAGNIVGGSGSQVVFDNTGSWQYRHYIRRPDQQVFSMLVGASHGISKDVLTYDFAASRGHNIGGQVFPSTYFSGPSNVAFTEDLSNPNRPKFSATDGTNGFDATQYTVNESDGGSYHATQLNIQGAASYAHNYNAGGHPSTFSFGVKIRNSYSTQRENDNHLAYTGATPFTLASVVGSYTNPTYYNNSFAINGQAYGPASSYGGILRAVAANAGGFTEDVVGDSVTYAQAFFNADERITAGYLQDVIFIGNLRLEGGLRFDAGSTHFLANTINNATTGPCFKDPTQVCPGVTPTRQDASYFNPLPSAALQWQFQKDSNLRFVYSRGLARPNIGDLVPATVVDPNQTPYPTVSTGNPNLVPTLSDNFDILAEHYFQPLGIVQAGYFFKELHNPIYPVANLINNYNGTGRTYQETLSINGPNAHLQGVELQWQQRFSFLPGMLNGLGVNANYSYATSQVTFPTGFDGDRGDHPALDRTSPNNYNFNLTYDKSRFSGRFAISHNDASIAAYQWNAGTGAANDPILGLKGPTGDNYFYAHTQFDVQGSYRVHKGWQIVASGLNLSNEVFGFYNGSTIYPVQREYYRPTVSFGMRWTLASE, encoded by the coding sequence ATGCGCAAGCTTTTCTGGCAAAGTTTTGTTCTTCTATTTGTCTGTCTATGGGCGGATAGATCTCTCGTTGCACAAACAGTCTCCGGTGGAATCGCAGGAAACGTGCGCGATGCCGCAGGAGCTGTTCTCGTCAGTGCAAAGGTGGTTCTTGAGCCATCGCAACGTCAGGTAGCGACCGACAACCATGGAGAGTTTCGTTTCCCCAACCTCGCTCCGGGGACATACACACTTACCGCGTCGTATGTAGGTTTTAAACAGTTCGTCACGACCGTCAATGTCGTCTCGAATCAGACACAGAATGTTGCGGCAATGCTGGAGGTCGCGTCCGATAGCGATACGGTGATCGTTACAGCGCCTCGCCTGCGCGGCGATGCCGAAGCCATCAACATTGAGCGTATGTCGGCCGAGATCGTTCAGGTTGCTCCGGCGGGTGTGATCACCAGTCTCCCTAATACGAATATCGCCGATGCTATCGGCCGTTTGCCCAGTGTGTCGCTGGAACGAGATGAGGGCGAAGGGAAGTACGTGCAGATCCGTGGAACGGAGCCGCGGCTTTCCAACCTGACCATCAACGGTGTCAATGTTCCATCGGTGGAAGTGACGGTACGCAACGTCAAGATGGATGCGATTCCATCCAACGGGATCGACCGCATCGAGGTCTACAAAACTCTCGCTGCCGATCAGGATGCTGATGGCGTAGGCGGAACTGTGAATCTGGTAACACCCACGGCGCAGGATAAGCCAACCTATTCGCTTAACGGAACCGCGGGCTACAACCCTCTGCAGAATGGCTTCTGGCGCGGGGGATTTGATGGGACCTTCGGCAAGCGCTTTGGCCCGGGAAAGAAGTTCGGGTTTCTGCTGGGGGGAAACTGGGACCGCACCAATCGTGGCATCGACGACCTTGAACCCAGCCAGGGAGTTGGAGTGCTTCCCAACGGGACCAACATCGCTTATGTCAACAGCGAAGACATGCGTTCCTACGAGTACTACCGCACTCGCTACGGCTTTGTGACCGGCATCGACTACAAGGTCAACCCCAACACCTCCGTATACTTCAAGGGACTCTACGCCGACTTCCATGACTTCGGCGAGACGCGTGTCTATACCCCCAATGCGGGAAACATCGTTGGTGGAAGCGGCTCCCAGGTCGTCTTCGACAATACGGGCTCATGGCAGTATCGCCACTACATCCGCCGCCCTGACCAGCAGGTCTTCAGTATGCTGGTGGGTGCAAGTCATGGTATCTCCAAAGATGTGCTGACGTATGACTTCGCTGCTTCGCGTGGCCATAACATCGGCGGACAGGTCTTTCCCAGCACCTATTTCAGCGGCCCCAGCAATGTCGCTTTTACTGAGGATCTGAGCAATCCGAACCGGCCGAAGTTTTCTGCGACTGATGGTACCAACGGCTTTGATGCGACGCAGTACACCGTCAACGAGTCCGACGGAGGCAGCTATCACGCGACGCAGCTCAATATTCAGGGCGCCGCATCCTATGCGCACAACTACAACGCGGGCGGTCATCCCAGTACCTTCTCCTTCGGTGTCAAGATACGCAACTCGTACTCGACCCAGCGGGAGAACGACAATCACCTTGCATACACTGGCGCCACGCCGTTTACGCTTGCCAGCGTCGTGGGCAGCTACACCAATCCGACGTATTACAACAACAGCTTCGCGATCAACGGACAGGCGTATGGCCCTGCGTCCTCCTATGGCGGCATTCTGCGCGCGGTGGCAGCCAATGCCGGTGGCTTTACCGAAGATGTTGTGGGCGATTCTGTCACATACGCGCAGGCCTTCTTCAATGCCGATGAGCGTATTACTGCGGGGTATCTGCAGGATGTAATCTTCATCGGCAATCTGCGCCTGGAAGGCGGCCTTCGCTTCGATGCGGGCAGCACGCACTTCCTTGCCAACACCATCAACAATGCGACCACAGGCCCATGCTTCAAGGATCCGACGCAGGTGTGCCCCGGTGTAACACCAACCCGGCAGGATGCCAGTTACTTCAATCCGCTTCCCAGTGCGGCACTGCAGTGGCAGTTCCAGAAAGACAGCAACCTGCGCTTCGTCTATAGCCGCGGATTGGCGCGGCCAAACATCGGCGATCTTGTGCCGGCGACGGTCGTCGATCCCAATCAGACGCCATATCCAACCGTATCAACCGGCAACCCAAACCTGGTGCCTACCTTGTCGGACAACTTCGACATCCTTGCCGAGCACTACTTCCAGCCCTTGGGTATCGTGCAGGCCGGTTACTTCTTCAAGGAGCTGCATAACCCTATCTATCCAGTCGCCAATCTGATCAACAACTACAACGGCACCGGCAGAACCTATCAGGAAACGCTCTCGATCAACGGCCCGAATGCGCATCTGCAGGGAGTCGAGCTGCAATGGCAGCAGCGCTTCTCCTTCCTCCCCGGCATGTTGAATGGCCTCGGTGTCAATGCGAACTATAGCTATGCAACCTCGCAGGTAACCTTCCCGACGGGCTTCGACGGCGACCGCGGCGATCATCCTGCGCTGGACCGCACCTCACCCAACAACTACAACTTCAATCTCACCTACGATAAGAGCCGCTTTTCAGGCCGCTTTGCGATCAGTCATAACGATGCGAGCATCGCAGCCTATCAGTGGAACGCGGGCACAGGAGCGGCCAACGATCCGATCCTCGGATTGAAAGGACCCACCGGAGACAACTACTTCTACGCACACACACAGTTCGATGTGCAGGGAAGTTATCGCGTTCACAAAGGATGGCAGATAGTCGCCTCGGGATTGAATCTCAGCAATGAGGTCTTCGGCTTCTACAACGGAAGCACCATCTATCCGGTACAGCGCGAGTACTATCGTCCAACGGTTTCATTCGGTATGCGTTGGACACTGGCAAGTGAGTAA
- a CDS encoding protein-tyrosine phosphatase family protein: MNIYWVESAVPKSMAIVARPRGNGSLEDELLAMRREGIDVLVSLLTTTEQQDLGLSLEGETCEKVGIEYMNFPITDHGLPASHQEFALLVEQLQKKLDDGKHIGAHCFACIGRSSVLMASLMCAQGTTPHDAFLRLGTARGFPVPETLQQMKWVEQFARSLGI, translated from the coding sequence ATGAATATCTATTGGGTTGAATCCGCCGTACCGAAATCGATGGCCATCGTTGCGCGTCCCCGGGGAAATGGCTCGTTGGAAGACGAGTTGCTCGCCATGCGCCGCGAGGGGATCGATGTCCTGGTCTCTCTGCTGACAACGACGGAGCAGCAGGATCTCGGTCTCTCGCTCGAGGGCGAAACGTGTGAGAAGGTCGGTATCGAATATATGAACTTCCCGATCACGGATCATGGGCTTCCAGCATCGCACCAGGAATTTGCTCTCCTTGTCGAACAGCTTCAGAAGAAGCTCGATGACGGCAAGCATATTGGAGCTCACTGTTTTGCCTGCATCGGCAGATCGTCTGTTCTCATGGCTTCCCTCATGTGTGCGCAGGGTACTACCCCACATGACGCATTCCTGCGTCTGGGAACGGCTCGCGGATTTCCTGTACCCGAGACGCTGCAACAGATGAAGTGGGTGGAGCAGTTCGCTAGATCGCTCGGGATATAG
- a CDS encoding (2Fe-2S)-binding protein, translating to MPFQLTINRKPRSVDAPADMPLLWVLRDVLDLKGAKYGCGIGACGACTVLMNGEAVRSCQIPVSAVKGNITTIEGLAEDGKLHPLQKAWIDLDVAQCGYCQGGQILSAASLLAKNPHPSDADISSAMTGNICRCATYNRIRAAIHQAAGDSATKEGGSHAGA from the coding sequence ATGCCATTCCAGCTCACTATCAATCGGAAGCCCAGATCGGTCGACGCACCGGCCGATATGCCGTTGCTCTGGGTTCTGCGCGACGTCCTTGACCTGAAGGGCGCCAAATATGGCTGCGGGATCGGGGCGTGCGGCGCCTGCACGGTCCTGATGAACGGAGAGGCGGTGCGTTCCTGCCAGATCCCGGTCTCCGCAGTGAAAGGCAATATCACCACCATTGAGGGCCTGGCGGAGGACGGCAAGCTGCATCCGCTGCAAAAGGCGTGGATCGACCTGGATGTAGCCCAGTGCGGCTACTGCCAGGGCGGACAGATTCTGAGCGCGGCGTCCCTGCTGGCGAAGAACCCGCACCCCAGCGACGCCGACATCAGCTCGGCGATGACCGGCAATATCTGCCGCTGCGCCACTTACAACCGTATCCGTGCGGCGATTCATCAGGCCGCCGGAGACTCCGCCACCAAGGAAGGAGGCAGCCATGCCGGTGCTTGA
- a CDS encoding IS481 family transposase, with protein sequence MAWRKVEVEAQRLRFVEAAMIGERSFSSLCVEYEISRPTGYLWLKRYREHGAAGMQEASRRPLLSPRQSPAELEEQIVSLRRQHPDWGARKLRVLLGRSGVKVPSSTVHRVLRRHGLIHRLDSHPQATGSFCREAPNQLWQMDFKSPKGWNAHLGPLSVLDDHSRYALVLEQLSSGEGLVVQQRLDKAFSDCGLPEAMLMDHGQPWWNAQSPGGWTQLSVWLMRLGIRLYFSGVRHPQTQGKVERFHGALERARRRCGPMDTPPGQSWLDRFREEYNHVRPHEALDMETPADHWHPSQREYTEPRNPAYAPDAEVRELNSNGALWLDGRSWQVAGALAHQPVRLARIDQRILIFYGDTPIRELDLTGQGSTIVEPCPANSLNL encoded by the coding sequence ATGGCATGGAGGAAGGTGGAAGTGGAAGCGCAGCGATTGCGGTTTGTGGAGGCGGCGATGATTGGAGAGCGATCGTTTTCGTCTCTGTGTGTGGAGTACGAGATTAGCCGTCCGACGGGTTATCTGTGGCTGAAGCGATACCGTGAGCATGGAGCGGCCGGCATGCAGGAAGCCAGCCGCAGGCCTCTGCTGAGTCCCCGTCAGAGCCCTGCCGAGTTGGAAGAGCAGATCGTGTCTTTACGGCGCCAGCATCCTGACTGGGGTGCACGTAAGCTTCGCGTTCTGCTCGGCCGATCTGGGGTGAAGGTGCCATCGTCGACCGTACATCGAGTGTTGCGTCGGCACGGTCTGATCCACCGGCTGGACAGCCATCCACAGGCCACTGGCAGCTTCTGTCGCGAGGCGCCTAATCAGCTCTGGCAGATGGATTTCAAAAGCCCTAAGGGATGGAACGCGCATCTTGGCCCCTTATCCGTGTTGGATGACCACAGCCGCTATGCCTTGGTGTTGGAGCAACTGTCCTCGGGTGAAGGTCTCGTCGTCCAACAGAGGCTGGATAAGGCGTTCTCTGACTGTGGGTTGCCCGAGGCCATGCTGATGGATCACGGCCAGCCCTGGTGGAACGCGCAGTCACCAGGAGGATGGACGCAGCTATCCGTGTGGCTGATGCGGCTGGGCATCCGGCTGTACTTCTCCGGAGTCCGCCACCCGCAGACCCAGGGTAAGGTGGAACGCTTCCACGGTGCCCTGGAGCGGGCACGGAGAAGGTGCGGGCCGATGGATACGCCGCCTGGCCAGTCATGGCTGGACCGCTTCCGGGAAGAGTACAACCATGTTCGTCCCCATGAAGCGCTGGACATGGAAACGCCAGCAGACCACTGGCACCCCAGCCAGCGAGAGTACACCGAACCACGTAACCCCGCGTATGCCCCGGATGCCGAAGTGCGCGAGCTCAACAGCAACGGAGCGCTCTGGCTGGACGGACGCAGCTGGCAGGTAGCCGGAGCCCTGGCTCATCAGCCTGTCCGTCTCGCTCGCATCGATCAACGCATCCTGATCTTCTACGGTGACACGCCCATCCGGGAACTCGACCTCACGGGGCAGGGTTCCACGATCGTGGAACCCTGCCCCGCAAACTCACTCAATCTGTAA
- a CDS encoding IS481 family transposase has protein sequence MAWRKVEVEAQRLRFVEAAMIGERSFSSLCMEYEISRPTGYLWLKRYREHGAAGMQEASRRPLLSPRQSPAELEEQIVSLRRQHPDWGARKLRVLLGRSGVKVPSSTVHRVLRRHGLIHRLDSHPQATGSFCREAPNQLWQMDFKSPKGWNAHLGPLSVLDDHSRYALVLEQLSSGEGLVVQQRLDKAFSDCGLPEAMLMDHGQPWWNAQSPGGWTQLSVWLMRLGIRLYFSGVRHPQTQGKVERFHGALERARRRCGPMDTPPGQSWLDRFREEYNHVRPHEALDMETPADHWHPSQREYTEPRNPAYAPDAEVRELNSNGALWLDGRSWQVAGALAHQPVRLARIDQRILIFYGDTPIRELDLTGQGSTIVEPCPANSLNL, from the coding sequence ATGGCATGGAGGAAGGTGGAAGTGGAAGCGCAGCGATTGCGGTTTGTGGAGGCGGCGATGATTGGAGAGCGATCGTTTTCGTCTCTGTGTATGGAGTACGAGATTAGCCGTCCGACGGGTTATCTGTGGCTGAAGCGATACCGTGAGCATGGAGCGGCCGGCATGCAGGAAGCCAGCCGCAGGCCTCTGCTGAGTCCCCGTCAGAGCCCTGCCGAGTTGGAAGAGCAGATCGTGTCTTTACGGCGCCAGCATCCTGACTGGGGTGCACGTAAGCTTCGCGTTCTGCTCGGCCGATCTGGGGTGAAGGTGCCATCGTCGACCGTACATCGAGTGTTGCGTCGGCACGGTCTGATCCACCGGCTGGACAGCCATCCACAGGCCACTGGCAGCTTCTGTCGCGAGGCGCCTAATCAGCTCTGGCAGATGGATTTCAAAAGCCCTAAGGGATGGAACGCGCATCTTGGCCCCTTATCCGTGTTGGATGACCACAGCCGCTATGCCTTGGTGTTGGAGCAACTGTCCTCGGGTGAAGGTCTCGTCGTCCAACAGAGGCTGGATAAGGCGTTCTCTGACTGTGGGTTGCCCGAGGCCATGCTGATGGATCACGGCCAGCCCTGGTGGAACGCGCAGTCACCAGGAGGATGGACGCAGCTATCCGTGTGGCTGATGCGGCTGGGCATCCGGCTGTACTTCTCCGGAGTCCGCCACCCGCAGACCCAGGGTAAGGTGGAACGCTTCCACGGTGCCCTGGAGCGGGCACGGAGAAGGTGCGGGCCGATGGATACGCCGCCTGGCCAGTCATGGCTGGACCGCTTCCGGGAAGAGTACAACCATGTTCGTCCCCATGAAGCGCTGGACATGGAAACGCCAGCAGACCACTGGCACCCCAGCCAGCGAGAGTACACCGAACCACGTAACCCCGCGTATGCCCCGGATGCCGAAGTGCGCGAGCTCAACAGCAACGGAGCGCTCTGGCTGGACGGACGCAGCTGGCAGGTAGCCGGAGCCCTGGCTCATCAGCCTGTCCGTCTCGCTCGCATCGATCAACGCATCCTGATCTTCTACGGTGACACGCCCATCCGGGAACTCGACCTCACGGGGCAGGGTTCCACGATCGTGGAACCCTGCCCCGCAAACTCACTCAATCTGTAA